A genomic segment from Deltaproteobacteria bacterium encodes:
- a CDS encoding DegQ family serine endoprotease — translation MTPVKRIRRRAWPLACLAAALLLAGPGHAAARVNLPDFVTLSKEVRPMVVHISSSSSAASSSSPFREGDPFGDFWRRFFGERFPQNPTPGPSRSVGSGFIVDPKGYILTNDHVVEEGQDLTVKLADGSEHRARVAGRDPKTDIALVKIDTERTLQVARLGDSASLEVGEWVLAIGNPFGLEHTVTSGIVSAKGRRIGAGPYDNFIQTDASINPGNSGGPLINLRGEVVGVNTAIFSRGGGNIGIGFAIPINLVKQLLSQLRDEGKVTRGWLGVVIQDVNAEMAEALGLEEARGALITNVSQGSPAEVAGMQVGDVIVTFDSSPVTASSELPLIVARTPVGKTVDVMIQRDGRPVALRVTVAKLGDDEVVVALEDDNDLGLTVRDAQRFMPGSRSRRGVVVTEVESGSPAETAGIRAGDVILEIDRKRVDSVQDFRRVVGGLDKGTGILFLVRREDTTLFLALRVPR, via the coding sequence ATGACGCCCGTTAAACGAATACGCCGGCGCGCGTGGCCCCTGGCCTGTTTGGCGGCTGCCCTGCTGCTGGCCGGACCCGGGCATGCGGCCGCCAGGGTCAACCTGCCGGATTTCGTCACGCTGTCGAAAGAGGTCCGGCCGATGGTGGTCCACATCTCCTCGTCGTCGTCGGCCGCGTCGAGTTCCAGTCCCTTTCGGGAAGGCGATCCCTTCGGCGATTTCTGGCGGCGCTTCTTCGGCGAGCGCTTCCCGCAGAACCCGACCCCGGGCCCGTCCCGGAGCGTGGGTTCCGGGTTCATCGTGGATCCCAAGGGATATATCCTCACCAACGACCACGTGGTCGAGGAGGGCCAGGACCTCACGGTGAAGCTCGCGGACGGATCGGAGCATCGGGCGCGCGTCGCCGGGCGGGACCCCAAGACCGATATCGCGCTGGTCAAGATCGACACCGAACGCACGCTGCAGGTGGCGCGACTGGGGGACTCGGCCTCGCTGGAGGTGGGCGAGTGGGTGCTGGCCATCGGCAATCCCTTCGGTCTCGAGCATACCGTGACTTCGGGGATCGTCAGCGCCAAAGGCCGGCGCATCGGCGCGGGCCCGTACGACAATTTCATCCAGACCGACGCTTCCATCAACCCCGGCAACTCGGGTGGGCCGCTGATTAACCTGCGCGGCGAGGTGGTCGGGGTCAACACCGCGATCTTCAGCCGGGGCGGGGGCAACATCGGCATCGGCTTCGCGATACCCATCAACCTCGTGAAGCAACTGCTGTCCCAGCTCAGGGATGAAGGCAAGGTGACCCGCGGCTGGCTGGGGGTCGTCATCCAGGACGTCAACGCCGAGATGGCCGAGGCGCTGGGCCTGGAGGAAGCCCGTGGAGCCCTGATAACCAACGTGTCGCAAGGGAGCCCGGCCGAGGTCGCCGGCATGCAGGTGGGCGACGTCATCGTGACTTTCGACAGCTCCCCGGTGACGGCTTCCAGCGAGCTTCCGCTGATCGTCGCCCGCACACCCGTGGGCAAGACCGTGGACGTCATGATCCAGCGCGACGGCCGTCCGGTGGCGTTGCGCGTGACCGTCGCGAAGCTGGGTGACGACGAGGTCGTCGTGGCCCTGGAGGACGACAACGACCTGGGCCTCACCGTGAGGGACGCGCAGCGGTTCATGCCCGGCTCACGGAGCCGCCGGGGGGTCGTGGTGACCGAGGTGGAGTCGGGCAGTCCGGCGGAGACGGCCGGCATTCGCGCGGGCGACGTCATCCTGGAGATCGATCGCAAGCGCGTCGACAGCGTGCAGGACTTCAGGCGCGTGGTCGGCGGTCTGGACAAGGGGACCGGCATTCTGTTTCTCGTGCGG
- a CDS encoding DUF1844 domain-containing protein: MAEESDTQKGFKVHDKRRFTDEGEAREQQEDRDEPAAADSPQAGAETPEEPPREASATQELPPIDFSTFIMSLSTQALLQLGEIGNPATGQVEKDVAVAKQTIDIIGMLSEKSKGNLDETEERLVQEILYNLRMRYVEAVRNA, translated from the coding sequence ATGGCTGAGGAATCCGATACGCAAAAAGGGTTCAAGGTTCACGACAAGCGCCGGTTTACCGATGAGGGCGAGGCGCGTGAACAACAAGAGGACCGGGACGAACCCGCGGCCGCTGACTCGCCGCAGGCGGGGGCGGAAACGCCCGAGGAACCGCCACGGGAAGCGTCCGCCACGCAGGAGCTTCCGCCCATCGACTTTTCCACGTTCATCATGAGCCTGAGCACCCAGGCACTGCTGCAGCTCGGCGAGATCGGCAACCCGGCGACGGGCCAAGTGGAGAAGGACGTGGCCGTGGCCAAGCAGACCATCGACATCATCGGGATGCTGAGCGAGAAGAGCAAGGGGAACCTTGACGAGACCGAGGAGCGGCTGGTGCAGGAGATTCTCTACAACCTCAGGATGCGCTACGTGGAGGCGGTACGGAACGCATGA